The window AAAAATGCTAACTATGATATAATGGAGCCTGATAGCCGGTACATTCACGACGTTACCATCGATGAGCGGATAGCGGCAATTTATACAGACTACTAAAATTGAGGATATATGGCCACTCCAACACTCGTCAAACAGAGTACAACCACAGCGTGGCCCGAACAAGGTCAATGGACCTATGACGACTGGCTACGTCTGCCGACCGACACCTTTCGTTACGAGATCATTGAGGGGGAGTTATTCGTGAGTCCGTCACCCGGCACGAACCATCAAATTGCCGTCTCCAGCCTCCTGGCCGCGATGCACTACCACGCCCGGCACAACAATCTGGGCCTGGTACTGACCTCGCCTATTAGCGTCCGGCTGCCATTACGGGATAGCATCGTCCAACCTGACATTCTTTTCGTTCGGCGCGAACGTATAGCCATTGTGAAAGACGACGTTATTGACGGCGCGCCCGATCTGGTCGTCGAAATCCTGTCGCCCAGCAACTGGGTCTACGACCGCAGCCACAAGCAGGAAGCCTATTTGCAGGCCGGGGTGCGGGAATACTGGATCGTGGATTATCGCGCGCGAACGGTTGACGTGCTGGTGCTGGAGGATGATGAGTACGTCCAGCGCGGCCAGTATGGCGATGGGAGCATGGTCGCGTCCGAAACGCTTACCGGGTTCTCTATCGCCGTAGCCGAGATTTTTGCCCGATGAGCGTTACAAACTTAGCCAAACGTCGCGGCGAAATGCTCGACGATATCATGACCTTCCACCGCGACAACCTGCCCAAGATCATGGCCGGCGTGCCGCTGGCCGACTTGCGGGCGCTGGCCGGCGTGGCCCCGCCGCCGCGCGATTTCGAGGCGGCCATCCGCGCCCCCGGCGTGTCGCTCATCGCCGAGTGCAAGAAGGCCTCGCCCAGCAAGGGGCTGCTGGTGCACAACTATGATGCGGTGCGGCTGGCAAAGCTGTATGAAAAGGCCGGGGCGCGGGCCATCTCCGTGCTGACCGACACGCGCCACTTCCAGGGCACGCTGGCCGACCTGCGCGACGCGCGCGAGGCGGTGCGCGTGCCGGTGCTGCGCAAGGATTTCATGTTTCATCCCTACCAGTTGTACGAGGCGCGGGCGGCCGGGGCCGACGCCGTGCTACTCATCGCCGCCGTGCTGAGCGACACGGAACTGCGCGAGCTACTGGCCTTGGCCGGCAAACTGGGCATGGCCGCGCTGGTCGAGGTGCACGACGAGGCCGAGCTGACCCGCGCGTTGGCTATTGGGCCGCGTATCATCGGCGTCAACAACCGCGACCTGCAAACGTTCGAGGTCGATTTCGACGCCACGGCCCGGCTGCGGGCGCTCATCCCGCCGGGCATCGCCGTAGTGGGCGAGAGCGGCCTGAAGTCGCCCGACGACGTGCGGGCGATGAAAGCCGCCGGGGTCGATGGGGTGCTGGTGGGCGAGGCGCTGGTGCGGAGTAAGGATATTGGGGGGTTGGTTAGGGCGTTGGTTAATGCGGGTCAGTAACAGAAGAGTTAACGCAAAGGCGCTAAGGGCGCAAAGATAAAGAGGGAGATTTAGGTTGCGTCACTTGGCACGGCCAGTCAGGGGAGCGCTTCTGCGGTCAGATAGCCGGCCAGTTGCAGCCTGGTTAGGTGTTGTAAGTGCTCCAATTGCAGGCGTTCGTTGCGGGCTCCGTCATTGCGCGGGGCCGCGGCCCAGGAAGATCATGTATAGTGGCGGGCGAACTGGCAGCGGGCGGCCATAACTTCGGGGATAGGGGTAGGGATGGTAGCCAGTAGTTCGTTAATGTCTATGTTATCTAACGGGGTAGATGTTTTCTGTGCGAAAGGGGTCGGATAGGCGGTGTCTGCTATCGTGCCCCAGTGGCCTTCTACCAAACATCGTTCGTTTATGCGGTACTCTTTTATCCTGGCCACGAGCATCACTCTGTTACATCTCAAGTTTCCAAAAATTCATCATTTTGTTTGAATCGAGATTCGCTCTATTATGAAACTCGCGCATGAATGATAGAGTGGTGGAAACTGCCCACTCAGCACATCCACCGCTCATACATTTCATTGATACAAAATCTGCACCGGTATCTGGAAAAGGACTTAGTGGGAATCGACCAAACAAGACTTCAATAAGTTCAACCTTTCGTTGTCGGTCTGGGTCCCACGTTGGTTTATAATGAACCAGGGCATTCCGTAATTCGATAAGTGCCCATGTCTCCTGGTATGGTGAAGTTTGATCATCTAGTTGTTGGACATTAAGCATTTTTAAAGCAAGTTGATACTTAGCAAGAATTTGCCTGCGCTCAATGCCCTGTTTTCCCCAAAACTCTTCATCAAAATCCTTCAGCTGAGATCGTAATTCCCCATTATGTGCAATAAAAAGCTCGTTGATTAAAGCCTCGAGTGACGCTGCCGAAGACATAAGACAGGCACTAACATATGATCGAATTTCCTCAAAAAATGCTCCGAACGGCTCGTTTTTATGTTCATCTTCAAGGATTAATACACGATCTCGAAAAATCGTTGCAGCTTTCAGATGCTGCCACGCAAAGTTCGCAATCAAATGCGCTTCAGCTTTCATTTCAGCATTTTCAACAGAGCTGGTCACTCGATAATTCTCAAACTTAAGTAATGGGAGGGTTGCAACCTAAAAGCACAATCTTGCTTTATTCATGTTTGATACTTTAAAGCTTATCCCCAATTTTCAAACCAACAATGTGCTAAGGCATTATGTAAAAGAAGCAAAACAGAAATGGCAAACCCTTCGATGACGAAGGGGAAGGTCAAGCGGTCGCTTAGCTTGGGTTGCATGTTGGGATTAGTGTAGGGCGGCACGAAGATGGGCATCTGGAATTCATATCAACCGTGGACCGGGGCAAAAAGGCAGGCGCTTCATTGGCGCGGAAAGAGGATGGTGTCTATCAACACCTTACCCATGTAAACGACAAAGAAAAAGATCGTCGCCGGCACCTGCCAATAGAGAAACGTCGCCGGCGTCCAGCCCGGCAGCGGGACGACGGCGATGAAAAAGGCCACCGCCGCGGCGAGGATCAACCGCCGGAAAAACTTGCCCCACGCGCGTTGTTTCATTGGATTAAGAATGGCTACGGATTCAACGGAAGAAACGGATAATTACGGATAGGAATAAAATCCGTTTCTTCCGTCTAAATCCGTAGCCAACTCTTCCTACTCAAACCTTAGTGCCTCAATCGGATGCAACCCAGCCGCCCGCGAGGCCGGATAGATGCCGAAGAACAACCCCACGGCCACGGAGAAGCCCACGGCCAGAGCCACCGAGTCGAGCGTCACCGTCGTGTCCAGTTCCGGCACGGCCACATGGATGGCCCAGGCCCCCAGCGCGCCGATGACGATGCCCAGCAGCCCGCCCAGCACGGCCAGCACCACCGCCTCGGTCAGGAATTGCCCCAGGATGTCGCGCCGCTTGGCCCCCACGGCCTTGCGCAGACCGATCTCCCGCGTGCGTTCGGTGACGCTGACGAGCATGATGTTCATAATGCCGATGCCGCCGACCAGCAGCGAGATGCCGGCGATAGCCCCCAGGAAGAGGGTCAGCACGCCGGTCACCGCGCCGAAGGCCTGGATGAAATCGCTCTGGGTCAATATCTGGAAGTCGTCGTCGTCGCGGAAGGCGACGTCGTGGCTCTGGCGCAGGACGTTGGAGGCGTCGATGATGACGCCGTCGATGGCCTCGTCGTCGGCAGCCTGGACGATGACGGCGTCGACCAATAATTCACCCGTCGCGCTACGGGCGTCGAAGAGGCGCTCCTGGGCCGTGGTCAGGGGGATGAGGGCGATGTCGTCCTGGCTGCCGCCGATGCCCGCCGCCCCTTTCACGGTCAGCAGGCCGATGACGCGGAAGTTGATGCCGTTGACGCGCACGTCCTGATCGAGCGGATCGACGTCGTCGGGAAAGAGGGCCTGGGCCGTATCGGGGCCGAGGACGATGACCCGCGAGCGGGCGTTGAAATCGTTGTCGTCGATGTCGCGGCCGCGGGCGATGGTCAGGTTGTTGATGGCCGTATAGTTCGGCGTGGAGGCCCGCGCCAGGACGCTATGGGTTGTGCCGCTGAATTGCAGATCGACCTGACGGAACATGACCGGGGCCACGGCCGCCGCGCCGGGCACCAGACTGGCGTCGCCCAGCAGTTCGGCGTCGCGCAGCGTCATGGCCGATTCGCGCAGCGGGTCGCTGCCCGGCGGCCCCGGCTCGTCCTGTTCGGGCAGGATGAAGACCAGATTCGTGCCCAGGCCGGAGAACTGCTCGGCCACGAAGCGAGTCACGCCATTGCCGATGGACAGCAGGGTGATGACCGCGGCCACGCCGATGAGGATGCCCAGCATAGTCAACCCGGCGCGCAACTTGTTGGCCGCCAGACCGCGCAGGGCGATGCG is drawn from Candidatus Promineifilum breve and contains these coding sequences:
- a CDS encoding Uma2 family endonuclease; the protein is MATPTLVKQSTTTAWPEQGQWTYDDWLRLPTDTFRYEIIEGELFVSPSPGTNHQIAVSSLLAAMHYHARHNNLGLVLTSPISVRLPLRDSIVQPDILFVRRERIAIVKDDVIDGAPDLVVEILSPSNWVYDRSHKQEAYLQAGVREYWIVDYRARTVDVLVLEDDEYVQRGQYGDGSMVASETLTGFSIAVAEIFAR
- the trpC gene encoding indole-3-glycerol phosphate synthase TrpC; protein product: MSVTNLAKRRGEMLDDIMTFHRDNLPKIMAGVPLADLRALAGVAPPPRDFEAAIRAPGVSLIAECKKASPSKGLLVHNYDAVRLAKLYEKAGARAISVLTDTRHFQGTLADLRDAREAVRVPVLRKDFMFHPYQLYEARAAGADAVLLIAAVLSDTELRELLALAGKLGMAALVEVHDEAELTRALAIGPRIIGVNNRDLQTFEVDFDATARLRALIPPGIAVVGESGLKSPDDVRAMKAAGVDGVLVGEALVRSKDIGGLVRALVNAGQ
- a CDS encoding ABC transporter permease, whose product is MKFLENIRIALRGLAANKLRAGLTMLGILIGVAAVITLLSIGNGVTRFVAEQFSGLGTNLVFILPEQDEPGPPGSDPLRESAMTLRDAELLGDASLVPGAAAVAPVMFRQVDLQFSGTTHSVLARASTPNYTAINNLTIARGRDIDDNDFNARSRVIVLGPDTAQALFPDDVDPLDQDVRVNGINFRVIGLLTVKGAAGIGGSQDDIALIPLTTAQERLFDARSATGELLVDAVIVQAADDEAIDGVIIDASNVLRQSHDVAFRDDDDFQILTQSDFIQAFGAVTGVLTLFLGAIAGISLLVGGIGIMNIMLVSVTERTREIGLRKAVGAKRRDILGQFLTEAVVLAVLGGLLGIVIGALGAWAIHVAVPELDTTVTLDSVALAVGFSVAVGLFFGIYPASRAAGLHPIEALRFE